Proteins encoded by one window of Arachis hypogaea cultivar Tifrunner chromosome 1, arahy.Tifrunner.gnm2.J5K5, whole genome shotgun sequence:
- the LOC112791108 gene encoding fasciclin-like arabinogalactan protein 1 — protein MQRLRLANLAALAVTLLLLATATTHAHNITRILEKHPDFSTFNKYLTLTHLAPEINQRTTITVCAIDNGAMNELLSKHPSINTLKNILSLHVLLDYFGAKKLHQITNGTALAATMFQATGTAPGSMGFVNITDLRGGKVGFGAENNGGALSAFFVKSLEEIPYNISIIQISKPLPSAAAEAPTPAPSQQNLTSIMSRHGCKVFADTLSASPDAMSTFSDNVDGGLTVFCPMDDAFKAFLPKYKNLTAAGKASLLEYHATPVYESMAMLKSNNGLMNTLATDGASKFDFTVQNDGDQVTLKTKIVTAKITGTLIDEDPLAIYTIDKVLLPMELFKAPAPSPAPAPAPEPATADAPSSPKKGGKKKKQKAADAPADEETAPADSPSDAADESADDGNGAVRFNGARYVNVIFVVVALCFGFSLL, from the exons ATGCAGCGGCTCCGGCTTGCGAATCTAGCGGCCCTTGCGGTCACGCTACTCCTCTTAGCCACCGCCACAACCCATGCACACAACATAACCCGCATTCTGGAGAAGCACCCCGACTTCTCCACCTTCAACAAGTACCTAACACTAACTCACCTTGCGCCGGAGATCAACCAGCGAACCACCATAACAGTGTGCGCCATTGATAACGGTGCCATGAACGAGCTGCTATCAAAGCACCCTTCCATCAACACTCTGAAGAACATCCTGTCCCTCCACGTCCTCCTCGACTACTTTGGCGCCAAGAAGCTCCACCAGATCACCAACGGCACCGCCCTTGCCGCCACTATGTTTCAGGCCACAGGAACCGCCCCCGGCTCCATGGGATTCGTCAACATCACCGACCTCCGAGGCGGAAAGGTGGGCTTCGGCGCCGAGAATAACGGCGGGGCCCTCTCCGCATTCTTCGTGAAATCGTTGGAGGAAATCCCTTACAACATATCCATAATACAGATCAGCAAGCCACTCCCCTCGGCCGCAGCGGAAGCCCCTACACCCGCACCCAGCCAGCAAAATCTCACCTCCATAATGTCCCGCCATGGCTGCAAGGTCTTCGCCGACACCCTCTCTGCCTCCCCCGACGCTATGTCCACCTTTTCTGACAATGTGGATGGCGGACTCACCGTCTTCTGCCCCATGGATGACGCCTTTAAG GCATTCCTACCCAAGTATAAGAACCTAACTGCAGCTGGGAAGGCGTCGTTGCTGGAGTACCATGCTACGCCTGTTTATGAGAGCATGGCTATGTTGAAGTCAAACAATGGTTTGATGAACACGCTTGCTACCGATGGAGCCAGCAAGTTTGACTTCACCGTGCAGAATGACGGTGATCAAGTCACGCTCAAGACCAAGATTGTTACTGCCAAGATCACTGGCACGCTCATTGACGAGGACCCGCTCGCGATCTACACCATTGATAAGGTTCTGCTTCCCATGGAGCTTTTCAAGGCCCCGGCTCCGTCTCCTGCGCCGGCTCCCGCACCGGAGCCAGCCACCGCGGACGCTCCTTCATCGCCGAAGAaaggaggaaagaagaagaagcagaaggcGGCCGACGCGCCGGCAGATGAGGAAACAGCGCCTGCGGATTCGCCCAGTGACGCCGCCGATGAGAGTGCTGACGACGGTAATGGCGCTGTTAGGTTTAACGGCGCGAGGTACGTTAACGTCATCTTCGTGGTTGTGGCTTTGTGCTTTGGGTTTTCGTTGCTGTAA
- the LOC112791085 gene encoding nudix hydrolase 10 isoform X1, with product MSVSTIPAPKLGERLCENGFEHPKILPAIDDAHGGVIVDLNEPMDPQHFATLLRSSLLHWNLKGKHGVWIKLPINLVNLVETAVKEGFWYHHAEPSYLMLVYWIPQTGCTIPINASHRVAVAAIVLNQNKEVLVVQEKRGRFHGIGYWKLPTGVVDAGEEVFAAAIREVKEETGVDTEFVEILAFREVQNSFFGKSDLSFLCMLRPLSVEIKKQELEIEAAQWMPFEEFAVQPLTQKHEPFKYVVELCLANVEEKFYTGFSPRPVSSYFEDQLNYLYMNSNELDKSS from the exons ATGTCTGTCTCAACTATTCCAGCACCAAAATTAGGGGAGAGATTGTGTGAAAATGGATTTGAACATCCCAAAATTCTTCCTGCCATTGATGATGCCCATGGAGGAGTTATTGTTGACTTGAATGAGCCTATGGACCCACAACATTTTGCTACATTGCTTAGGTCTTCACTTCTACATTGGAACCTTAAG GGAAAACATGGTGTTTGGATAAAGTTACCTATCAATCTTGTTAACCTTGTGGAAACTGCAGTGAAG GAGGGGTTCTGGTACCACCATGCTGAGCCAAGCTATCTAATGCTAGTTTATTGGATTCCCCAAACAGGCTGCACAATCCCTATAAATGCTTCCCACCGTGTTGCCGTTGCTGCTATAGTCTTAAATCAAAACAAAGAG GTTCTTGTAGTACAGGAAAAAAGAGGTAGATTCCATGGAATTGGATACTGGAAGTTACCTACTGGAGTTGTCGACGCG GGTGAGGAGGTTTTTGCAGCAGCTATTAGAGAAGTAAAAGAAGAGACAGGA GTTGATACAGAATTTGTAGAAATACTAGCATTCAG ggAAGTGCAGAATTCATTCTTTGGGAAATCAGATTTGTCATTTCTTTGCATGTTGCGCCCTCTTTCTGTTGAGATCAAAAAGCAAGAATTGGAAATTGAAGCAGCTCAG TGGATGCCGTTCGAGGAATTCGCAGTTCAACCACTTACTCAGAAGCATGAACCCTTCAAGTACGTAGTTGAATTATGTTTGGCAAATGTTGAAGAAAAGTTCTATACTGGATTCTCCCCAAGGCCAGTCTCATCATATTTTGAGGATCAATTGAACTATTTATATATGAATAGCAATGAATTGGACAAGTCTTCTTAA
- the LOC112791085 gene encoding nudix hydrolase 2 isoform X2 yields the protein MSVSTIPAPKLGERLCENGFEHPKILPAIDDAHGGVIVDLNEPMDPQHFATLLRSSLLHWNLKGKHGVWIKLPINLVNLVETAVKEGFWYHHAEPSYLMLVYWIPQTGCTIPINASHRVAVAAIVLNQNKEVLVVQEKRGRFHGIGYWKLPTGVVDAGEEVFAAAIREVKEETGVDTEFVEILAFRIHSLGNQICHFFACCALFLLRSKSKNWKLKQLSGCRSRNSQFNHLLRSMNPSST from the exons ATGTCTGTCTCAACTATTCCAGCACCAAAATTAGGGGAGAGATTGTGTGAAAATGGATTTGAACATCCCAAAATTCTTCCTGCCATTGATGATGCCCATGGAGGAGTTATTGTTGACTTGAATGAGCCTATGGACCCACAACATTTTGCTACATTGCTTAGGTCTTCACTTCTACATTGGAACCTTAAG GGAAAACATGGTGTTTGGATAAAGTTACCTATCAATCTTGTTAACCTTGTGGAAACTGCAGTGAAG GAGGGGTTCTGGTACCACCATGCTGAGCCAAGCTATCTAATGCTAGTTTATTGGATTCCCCAAACAGGCTGCACAATCCCTATAAATGCTTCCCACCGTGTTGCCGTTGCTGCTATAGTCTTAAATCAAAACAAAGAG GTTCTTGTAGTACAGGAAAAAAGAGGTAGATTCCATGGAATTGGATACTGGAAGTTACCTACTGGAGTTGTCGACGCG GGTGAGGAGGTTTTTGCAGCAGCTATTAGAGAAGTAAAAGAAGAGACAGGA GTTGATACAGAATTTGTAGAAATACTAGCATTCAG AATTCATTCTTTGGGAAATCAGATTTGTCATTTCTTTGCATGTTGCGCCCTCTTTCTGTTGAGATCAAAAAGCAAGAATTGGAAATTGAAGCAGCTCAG TGGATGCCGTTCGAGGAATTCGCAGTTCAACCACTTACTCAGAAGCATGAACCCTTCAAGTACGTAG
- the LOC112791093 gene encoding cell division cycle 20.2, cofactor of APC complex yields the protein MDAGTWSSSMKTKSRCPLQDRRFIHRKASQENLDRFIPNRSAMDFSYAHYMLTEGKKEKENPMASSPARQAYQKQLAEAFNMNRTRILEFKNKPPAPVERIPKNFLSPPPPQSKSSKPKRYIPQSSERTLDAPDILDDFYLNLLDWGSSNVLSIALGSTVYLWNASDSSTLELVTVDDDEGPVTSVSWAPDGRHLAIGLNNSHVQLWDSTACRLLRTLRGVHQSRVGSLAWNNHILTTGGMDGKIVNNDVRVRSHIVDTYRGHHQELCGLKWSPSGQQLASGGNDNLVHIWDRSMASSNSPTRWLHRLDEHRAAVKALAWCPFQANLLASGGGGADQCIKFWNTHTGACLNTVNAGSQVCALLWSKNERELLSSHGFSQNQLIVWKYPSMVKMAELTGHTSRVLYMTQSPDGCTVASAAGDETLRFWNVFGTPEASKPAPKATNTPPFAQFYFIR from the exons ATGGATGCCGGAACCTGGAGTTCTTCTATGAAGACAAAATCTCGATGCCCTCTCCAAGATCGCCGTTTCATCCACAGGAAAGCTTCTCAAGAAAAC TTGGACAGGTTCATCCCAAACAGGTCAGCCATGGATTTCAGTTATGCGCACTACATGCTAACGgagggaaagaaagagaaagaaaacccGATGGCAAGCTCGCCGGCACGACAAGCCTACCAGAAGCAACTGGCGGAGGCTTTCAACATGAACCGCACAAGAATCTTGGAATTCAAGAACAAGCCCCCTGCCCCTGTTGAACGAATCCCTAAGAATTTCCTCTCCCCACCACCTCCTCAATCAAAATCCTCCAAGCCCAAGCGTTACATCCCTCAG AGTTCTGAGAGGACATTGGATGCTCCTGATATACTTGATGATTTCTACTTGAATCTGTTGGACTGGGGTAGCAGCAATGTCCTCAGCATTGCTCTAGGAAGCACAGTTTATCTTTGGAATGCCTCCGATAGTTCCACTTTGGAACTCGTGACagttgatgatgatgagggtcctGTAACGAGTGTTAGCTGGGCTCCTGATGGAAGACATTTAGCCATTGGTTTGAACAATTCCCATGTACAGCTTTGGGATTCTACTGCTTGTAGGCTG TTGAGAACACTGAGGGGTGTACACCAATCAAGAGTGGGTTCACTAGCTTGGAACAATCATATCCTCACAACAGGAGGCATGGATGGTAAAATCGTGAACAATGATGTTAGGGTGAGGTCTCATATTGTTGACACCTACAGGGGGCATCATCAGGAGTTGTGTGGTCTCAAGTGGTCTCCCTCGGGACAACAATTGGCAAGTGGGGGCAACGATAATCTGGTTCATATATGGGACAGGTCCATGGCGTCATCCAATTCACCGACGCGATGGCTTCACAGGCTTGACGAGCACAGGGCTGCGGTGAAGGCACTGGCTTGGTGTCCATTCCAGGCAAACCTGCTAGCCTCTGGTGGAGGTGGGGCTGATCAATGCATTAAGTTCTGGAACACACACACCGGTGCTTGCTTGAATACTGTTAACGCAGGCTCTCAGGTGTGTGCTCTGTTGTGGAGTAAGAACGAGCGTGAGTTGCTTAGCTCGCACGGTTTCTCACAGAACCAGCTCATCGTTTGGAAATACCCTTCTATGGTGAAGATGGCTGAACTCACTGGACACACGTCAAGGGTGCTTTACATGACTCAGAGTCCTGATGGGTGTACTGTGGCCTCTGCAGCAGGGGACGAGACTCTGCGGTTTTGGAATGTCTTTGGAACTCCAGAAGCATCTAAGCCAGCACCAAAAGCAACAAACACACCTCCCTTCGCTCAGTTCTATTTTATCCGATGA
- the LOC112791100 gene encoding DNA replication licensing factor MCM6-like: MIGKSTDGRSLSAVSPHVWKKQRNSDAWHVCKSTMIHRERLVGGAASHLLYDVYSGKGRDKSKTDERGLENRQVLGDIGNLEVLKTTDGKHISRPITSQEGTQQAAGTNENAANGSNPQPKKLIISDEYFQRVTRALIMHLRQQEETVLQQGTELAETRQRDLIQWYIDQQNEKNAYSSMEEVKAELSRLKAIIECFGNLAEEQSCA, from the exons ATGATAGGGAAATCTACTGATGGAAGGTCTTTGTCCGCTGTTTCCCCTCATGTGTGGAAAAAACAAAGAAACAGTGATGCATGGCACGTGTGCAAGTCCACGATGATCCATAGAGAGAGGTTAGTAGGTGGTGCTGCGAGCCATCTATTGTATGATGTCTATAGCG GAAAAGGGAGAGACAAATCAAAAACAGATGAGAGGGGATTAGAAAATCGTCAAGTTCTTGGAGATATTGGTAACCTTGAAGTACTTAAAACTACTGATGGCAAGCACATTTCACGGCCTATCACaag TCAAGAGGGAACCCAGCAAGCTGCTGGAACAAATG AAAATGCAGCAAATGGATCTAACCCCCAGCCGAAGAAACTAATTATAAGTGATGAATACTTTCAGAGAGTGACTAGGGCACTCATCATGCATCTTAGACAGCAGGAAGAAACTGTTCTGCAACAAG GAACTGAGTTGGCTGAAACAAGGCAACGAGATTTGATTCAATGGTATATAGACCAACAAAATGAGAAAAACGCTTACAGTTCTATGGAGGAGGTTAAAGCAGAACTTTCCAGACTCAAAGCTATTATAGAG TGTTTTGGCAACCTTGCTGAAGAACAAAGTTGTGCCTGA